Proteins from one Alicyclobacillus vulcanalis genomic window:
- a CDS encoding ABC transporter substrate-binding protein: MRRVFAVGIASAVVLAGAGIGVALERTHAQQAQGVTSAAASTSGVVQITFWNGHPSGALKKEMHALVDEFNATHPNIHVTVIDKYAQIQPVTAAMTAGDAPNVIMPHLDAAQQFAADGYLVNLTPYIDGPHGFTKAQLASFFYPSVWNGRAIDPGKQYILPFEENGHMVIFYNASLFQKAGIASPPKTWQQLGDDARRITALGKNIHGIAWTPSMEQFLTMVADNGGKIWASNSETRFALNNPQAVSTLSFLRDLVAKGDMILTQNYDYQLDFGTGNIGLLIESSAGWTYDVQSVGGKFPVKASPAPAGTSGRAYNYVDGDSLAILNTGTKAQQDAAWTFIRWLASPEQNAKWDEVANYLPIGPAAAQDLKPFYASHPDQAQAFTSPSTWLTDPAANATQYYAALTAMQTELLKALNGQETPQQAVANMNQVGNEYLSGQRRS, from the coding sequence ATGAGACGAGTCTTTGCCGTCGGTATCGCGTCCGCCGTGGTGCTTGCAGGCGCAGGTATTGGCGTGGCGCTCGAGCGCACGCACGCGCAGCAAGCCCAAGGCGTCACGTCCGCTGCCGCCAGCACCAGCGGCGTCGTTCAAATCACGTTTTGGAACGGACATCCTTCCGGCGCGCTGAAAAAAGAAATGCACGCCCTCGTGGACGAGTTTAACGCCACGCATCCGAACATCCATGTCACCGTGATCGATAAATACGCACAGATCCAACCGGTCACCGCGGCCATGACCGCCGGCGACGCGCCTAACGTCATCATGCCGCACCTCGACGCCGCGCAACAGTTCGCCGCAGACGGTTACCTGGTGAACCTGACGCCCTACATCGACGGGCCCCACGGCTTCACGAAGGCGCAACTCGCCTCGTTCTTTTATCCGTCCGTCTGGAACGGCAGAGCGATCGATCCGGGGAAACAGTACATTCTACCGTTTGAAGAGAACGGCCACATGGTGATTTTCTACAACGCTTCGCTCTTCCAAAAGGCAGGCATCGCGTCGCCACCCAAGACGTGGCAGCAGCTTGGCGACGACGCGCGCCGAATCACGGCGCTCGGAAAAAACATCCACGGCATCGCCTGGACGCCTTCGATGGAACAATTCCTGACCATGGTCGCAGACAATGGCGGAAAGATATGGGCTTCGAACAGCGAAACGCGGTTTGCCCTGAACAACCCCCAGGCCGTCAGCACCCTGTCGTTTCTGCGCGATCTCGTGGCGAAAGGCGACATGATCCTCACGCAAAACTACGACTACCAACTCGATTTCGGCACAGGAAACATTGGTCTTCTCATCGAGTCGTCCGCGGGCTGGACGTACGATGTGCAGTCGGTCGGCGGCAAATTTCCGGTCAAGGCGTCCCCCGCTCCTGCCGGGACATCGGGGCGCGCGTACAACTACGTCGATGGCGACAGCCTCGCCATCCTCAACACTGGGACCAAGGCGCAGCAGGACGCGGCTTGGACGTTCATTCGCTGGCTCGCGAGCCCTGAACAAAACGCAAAGTGGGACGAGGTGGCCAATTATCTCCCCATAGGCCCGGCGGCCGCACAGGATCTCAAGCCCTTTTACGCTTCGCATCCCGATCAGGCGCAAGCCTTCACAAGCCCGTCCACCTGGCTCACGGATCCAGCCGCGAACGCCACCCAATACTATGCCGCGCTCACAGCCATGCAGACCGAGCTCTTGAAAGCACTGAACGGTCAAGAGACGCCACAACAGGCGGTGGCCAACATGAACCAGGTTGGCAACGAATATCTGAGCGGCCAACGCAGGAGCTGA
- a CDS encoding MFS transporter: MLSFDRRLLRERNLWILVLGSLFSVGGDNAYFTILSWYTLSITGSQLALGTTMTLASIPRVIFMLVGGAIADRFSRKWIMGVSLAARAAVLVAFALRIAVFGPRAPLWSIDLMAVLFGVIDSFYYPATSSIVQTAVAEEHVAQASSIVQTVQQASTVVGPMLAAVLLAQRDYRLMFVVVALVFAIAAVTMFWIRLRGHSGLEDGAQGASAVLRDVADGLRFVARIRLLVIVMCLSLVVNLFCIGPLSIGVPVMIRNRGWTGAVLGEYQSALGVGSIVGGVIVALLRGFQGKLIWIGMCGALMGLAMATVGYWPLPFQGMAALGLVGILMSIVNIPFLAFLQASIPEEKLGRVMSVLMLVSVGFTPISYALSSWVLQQGVAPELLLLACGVGVAAAFAALYLTRDYRHIESHPLLTHRHASVPKPGKLKQP; encoded by the coding sequence TTGTTGAGCTTCGATAGAAGGCTCCTGCGCGAGCGAAACCTGTGGATCCTGGTGTTGGGGTCGCTGTTTTCGGTGGGCGGCGACAACGCGTATTTCACCATTTTGAGCTGGTATACTTTGTCCATCACCGGGTCCCAGCTCGCGCTCGGCACCACCATGACCCTTGCGTCGATTCCGCGCGTGATTTTCATGCTTGTCGGCGGAGCCATCGCAGACCGGTTCAGCCGCAAATGGATCATGGGCGTGTCGCTGGCTGCGAGGGCCGCCGTCCTCGTGGCGTTCGCCCTGCGCATCGCGGTGTTTGGCCCGCGTGCGCCCCTATGGTCCATCGACCTGATGGCGGTGTTGTTTGGCGTGATCGACTCGTTCTATTACCCGGCGACGTCGTCCATCGTGCAGACGGCCGTAGCGGAGGAGCATGTCGCGCAGGCCTCGAGCATCGTCCAGACGGTGCAGCAGGCGAGCACGGTGGTCGGGCCGATGCTCGCGGCCGTCCTCCTGGCGCAGCGCGATTACCGGCTGATGTTCGTCGTGGTGGCGCTCGTCTTTGCCATCGCGGCGGTGACGATGTTTTGGATTCGCCTGCGCGGGCACAGCGGCTTGGAAGACGGGGCACAGGGCGCATCGGCGGTTTTGCGCGACGTCGCGGACGGCCTGCGGTTTGTCGCCCGCATTCGCCTCCTCGTCATCGTCATGTGCCTGAGCCTGGTGGTGAATCTGTTCTGCATCGGCCCGCTCAGCATCGGTGTGCCCGTCATGATACGAAACCGAGGCTGGACGGGAGCGGTTCTGGGAGAATATCAGTCCGCGCTCGGCGTGGGGTCGATCGTGGGCGGCGTGATCGTCGCCTTGCTGCGAGGATTTCAGGGCAAACTCATCTGGATCGGCATGTGCGGCGCGCTGATGGGTCTGGCCATGGCCACGGTGGGCTATTGGCCGTTGCCCTTCCAGGGCATGGCCGCCCTCGGCCTCGTCGGCATCCTGATGAGCATTGTCAACATTCCGTTCCTGGCGTTTTTGCAGGCGAGCATTCCGGAAGAGAAGCTGGGGCGTGTGATGTCGGTCCTCATGCTCGTCAGCGTCGGATTCACGCCCATCAGTTACGCGCTGTCGTCATGGGTGCTGCAGCAAGGCGTGGCACCGGAACTTCTGCTCTTGGCGTGCGGCGTGGGCGTCGCCGCGGCGTTCGCGGCGCTGTACCTGACCCGGGACTACCGCCACATTGAGTCCCATCCGCTCCTCACACATCGGCACGCCAGCGTCCCGAAGCCCGGGAAACTGAAGCAACCGTGA
- a CDS encoding methyl-accepting chemotaxis protein, whose protein sequence is MWALLRRYRDVESETSAHLPLMLELIAAIRVTADRLESSTSLVEQSVSELVSFAERAESTEVRTCQRATLAVEELDTSAAHVRSALDAFSVAQTSMDAIARRAGQLEDGIPGLLERVEAAADTLRRLSQVIEDNNAHVAELLSGLDRIRAVHEAIRAISEQTSLIALNATIEAAHAGQHGRGFAVIAEEIRRLAEQAKDALRRSSTNFADIRTHVDTLAAIGMEANAASQLGVRAFSAIEDFIATVRREVAEMAAEAQHAVTDARCAFDHLDSAGDCVQRAQSSMRQATDDLVALMAENAASRQQVDALMQVAHHLRETAKELADEIAEYDALLPQPAPTLDPQALDALKLALIAACSELSGQAMERETVRPLLLRLKARHQLGSIWLNRSDGSFVFSDPPAGLLNASQRPWFKSAMAGHPYISPPYVSAQSRKRCVTVSVPLIHDQKVVGCLGADVYI, encoded by the coding sequence TTGTGGGCGCTGCTTCGACGCTACCGAGATGTGGAGAGCGAGACTTCTGCACATCTGCCTCTCATGCTAGAACTCATCGCGGCCATTCGCGTCACGGCGGACAGACTGGAGTCCTCCACGTCGTTGGTCGAGCAGTCCGTCTCTGAACTTGTCTCCTTCGCGGAGCGCGCTGAATCGACGGAAGTGCGCACATGTCAGCGAGCCACGCTCGCCGTGGAGGAGCTCGACACCTCTGCCGCCCACGTGAGATCCGCACTTGACGCCTTTTCCGTGGCGCAAACGTCCATGGACGCCATCGCGCGACGCGCCGGCCAATTGGAAGATGGGATCCCCGGGCTCTTGGAACGGGTCGAGGCGGCCGCTGACACGCTTCGCAGGTTGTCCCAAGTCATTGAAGACAACAACGCGCATGTGGCCGAGCTGCTTTCCGGCCTTGATCGAATTCGCGCCGTCCACGAGGCCATCCGCGCGATCAGCGAGCAGACCTCCCTCATCGCCCTGAACGCGACCATCGAGGCCGCACACGCGGGACAGCACGGGCGCGGTTTCGCCGTGATCGCAGAAGAGATACGGCGCTTGGCCGAACAGGCCAAGGACGCCCTCCGGCGCAGCTCCACCAACTTTGCCGATATCCGCACCCACGTGGACACGTTGGCCGCCATCGGCATGGAGGCCAACGCCGCCTCCCAGCTCGGCGTGCGCGCCTTCAGCGCCATTGAAGACTTTATCGCCACCGTGCGCCGGGAAGTGGCCGAAATGGCGGCCGAGGCACAACACGCGGTGACCGACGCGCGGTGCGCGTTTGACCACCTCGACAGCGCCGGAGACTGTGTCCAGCGCGCGCAGTCGTCCATGCGACAGGCCACGGACGATCTCGTCGCGCTGATGGCGGAAAATGCGGCCTCGCGTCAACAAGTCGACGCCTTGATGCAGGTCGCCCATCACCTGCGCGAGACGGCCAAGGAACTCGCGGACGAAATCGCCGAATACGACGCCTTGCTGCCGCAACCCGCTCCAACCCTCGACCCGCAAGCGCTCGACGCGCTGAAACTGGCGCTCATCGCGGCGTGTTCCGAACTCAGCGGGCAGGCGATGGAGCGCGAAACGGTCCGGCCGCTCCTGCTCCGACTCAAGGCGCGGCACCAGCTGGGTTCCATCTGGTTGAATCGCAGCGACGGATCGTTCGTGTTTTCCGATCCGCCCGCGGGCCTGTTGAATGCCTCGCAAAGGCCGTGGTTCAAGTCCGCCATGGCAGGGCACCCCTACATTTCCCCGCCGTACGTATCCGCGCAGAGCCGGAAGCGCTGTGTCACGGTGAGCGTGCCCCTGATACACGACCAAAAAGTGGTTGGCTGTCTCGGAGCAGATGTGTATATTTAA
- a CDS encoding acetamidase/formamidase family protein, which translates to MSTTVYTLEPNHIVYSLSPSHPPALSVPSGATVRIETCDCFENQIQREDQDFGTLDWDRINPATGPIEVQGAEPGDCLAVHILDIQLARRGILTTGPGLGVMGTELTENAIRFVEISDSVLLPGGVRAPVQPMIGVIGVAPASGAIPCGTPGDHGGNMDCTRITAGAVLLLPVFTPGALFALGDLHAAMGDGEVGVSGIEVAGRVTVRLEVVQSASLPAPMVISPHDVSVIASAPTLDEAAERATRRTATWLAEAAHMPLADATMLLSAVGRLRICQVVDPLKTARMEVDRDLLDQLGIQLPV; encoded by the coding sequence ATGTCCACGACCGTCTACACCCTCGAGCCCAATCACATCGTCTACTCGCTCTCCCCTTCTCATCCACCCGCACTGTCGGTGCCGAGTGGCGCGACGGTGCGCATCGAGACGTGCGACTGTTTCGAGAATCAGATTCAGCGCGAGGACCAGGATTTTGGCACCCTCGACTGGGACCGCATCAACCCTGCCACCGGCCCCATCGAAGTCCAAGGGGCGGAGCCCGGTGATTGCCTCGCGGTTCACATCCTGGACATCCAACTTGCCCGCCGCGGCATTCTGACCACCGGCCCTGGCCTCGGCGTGATGGGCACAGAACTCACGGAAAACGCGATTCGCTTCGTCGAGATAAGCGACAGCGTCCTCTTGCCCGGCGGGGTGCGCGCACCGGTTCAGCCGATGATCGGCGTCATTGGCGTCGCCCCCGCTTCCGGCGCCATCCCGTGCGGCACGCCGGGCGATCACGGCGGCAACATGGACTGCACGCGCATCACCGCCGGCGCCGTGCTGCTCTTGCCGGTGTTCACCCCCGGCGCCCTGTTCGCGCTCGGCGATCTGCACGCGGCCATGGGGGACGGCGAAGTCGGCGTGTCGGGCATCGAAGTGGCGGGGCGTGTCACCGTCCGGCTGGAGGTCGTGCAAAGCGCCTCGCTTCCCGCGCCCATGGTCATTTCGCCGCACGACGTGAGCGTCATCGCCTCGGCGCCGACGCTCGACGAGGCGGCCGAGCGCGCCACCCGGCGCACCGCAACCTGGCTCGCGGAAGCCGCCCACATGCCCCTCGCGGACGCCACCATGCTCCTGAGCGCCGTCGGCAGGCTCCGCATCTGTCAGGTCGTCGACCCGCTCAAGACCGCGCGCATGGAGGTCGATCGCGACCTGCTCGATCAACTTGGGATTCAACTTCCCGTGTGA
- a CDS encoding phosphodiester glycosidase family protein, protein MIAKHRAVALAAAMYVALVACVASFIYRYHLPKPVARERILHVASKALPSPRLDAPVFGQPLYRPAHAPSGLRLSVIHEPQFTAYVLWVRDPRRVAVVETRYPGEVGETVEQFVNDWHAVAGVNGGSFTDTNWQGTGGLVQGIVITDGRIVRRAAGPESIIGFTSSGRLITGTYTLAELQAMGVTQALMFGPTLVSHGVDEIQGAGDWGYAPRTAIGQTADGTVILMVTDGRGLTGPADIGASLGDVARLMISLGAVTAANLDGGSSATLVYDGRLVNEPTDILGERYIGTAVIVK, encoded by the coding sequence GTGATCGCGAAACACCGTGCCGTGGCGCTGGCTGCGGCGATGTACGTGGCGCTGGTCGCCTGTGTGGCATCGTTTATCTATCGCTACCATTTGCCGAAGCCTGTGGCGCGCGAGAGAATTCTTCACGTTGCAAGCAAGGCCCTCCCGTCGCCTCGCCTGGACGCGCCCGTGTTTGGGCAGCCCCTGTACCGGCCGGCGCATGCGCCCTCCGGCCTGCGCTTGTCCGTCATCCACGAGCCCCAGTTTACGGCGTATGTGCTGTGGGTGCGGGATCCTCGACGGGTGGCCGTGGTGGAGACGCGGTATCCCGGTGAGGTGGGCGAGACGGTCGAACAGTTCGTCAACGACTGGCATGCGGTCGCTGGCGTGAATGGGGGATCGTTTACGGATACCAACTGGCAAGGGACGGGCGGCCTGGTGCAGGGCATCGTCATCACGGACGGGCGGATCGTCCGGCGCGCCGCTGGGCCCGAGAGCATCATCGGCTTCACGTCGTCGGGCCGGCTCATCACGGGTACCTACACGCTCGCCGAGTTGCAGGCGATGGGCGTGACGCAGGCGCTCATGTTCGGGCCGACGCTCGTGTCCCATGGCGTGGACGAGATTCAGGGCGCGGGCGATTGGGGCTATGCGCCGCGGACGGCGATTGGGCAGACGGCGGATGGCACGGTCATCCTGATGGTCACCGATGGACGCGGGCTCACCGGGCCCGCGGATATTGGCGCAAGCCTCGGGGACGTGGCGCGGCTCATGATTTCGCTTGGCGCGGTGACCGCGGCCAACCTGGACGGCGGATCGTCCGCGACGCTCGTGTACGATGGGCGGCTGGTGAACGAGCCCACCGACATCCTGGGCGAGCGGTACATCGGCACGGCCGTGATCGTCAAATGA
- the lepB gene encoding signal peptidase I: MEQRQPMEERPKRNWFSGLFLPILIGVGIAMALRLWVVSPARVPSASMYPTIPATSSRNFAYVIVNKLATELWPIHRGEVVVFHWPDDPSELFVKRVIGLPGDTVTVTSNAVYINGKKLVENNPDISKYNGTVVGTWKVPAGCYFMLGDNRPISDDSRLWVHKFVPRSMIVGEAEFVVYPFNKMSVISQHV; this comes from the coding sequence GTGGAACAGCGACAACCGATGGAAGAGAGGCCGAAGCGAAACTGGTTTTCCGGCCTGTTTTTGCCCATCCTGATTGGCGTCGGCATTGCCATGGCGCTTCGGCTGTGGGTGGTGAGCCCCGCTCGCGTGCCCTCCGCCTCGATGTATCCCACCATTCCTGCGACGAGCTCCCGAAATTTTGCGTACGTGATCGTCAACAAACTGGCGACGGAGCTGTGGCCCATTCACCGCGGGGAGGTCGTGGTGTTTCACTGGCCGGATGACCCGAGCGAGCTGTTCGTCAAGCGCGTCATCGGCCTGCCGGGGGATACGGTGACGGTGACGTCCAACGCCGTGTACATCAACGGGAAAAAGTTGGTCGAGAACAACCCGGACATCTCCAAGTACAACGGCACCGTCGTGGGCACGTGGAAGGTGCCGGCGGGGTGCTACTTCATGCTCGGCGACAACCGGCCCATCTCGGACGACAGTCGGCTGTGGGTGCACAAGTTTGTGCCTCGTTCGATGATTGTGGGCGAGGCGGAGTTCGTCGTGTACCCGTTTAACAAGATGAGCGTCATTTCGCAACACGTGTGA
- a CDS encoding aldo/keto reductase: MQYVRLGKTGLEVSRICLGCMSYGDPERGTHRWVLREEEARPFIRKALDLGINFFDTANVYSLGASEEILGRAIRDFVRRDEVVIATKVHGRMRPGPNGGGLSRKHIMEEIDNSLRRLGTDYVDLYQIHRFDPNTPVEETMEALHDVVKAGKARYIGASSMYAWQFLKLQHAAELHGWTKFVSMQNYYNLLYREEEREMMPLCHADGIGVIPWSPLARGRLTRPWDTRTARSETDEFGRKLYALTEDSDRRVVERVQAVADGRGVPMAQVALAWVLSKPYVTSPIIGATKLHHLEDAVAALEITLTPEEIAQLEEHYVPHPVLGHQ; encoded by the coding sequence ATGCAGTATGTGCGTCTCGGCAAGACCGGGCTCGAAGTGTCGCGCATTTGTCTCGGGTGCATGAGCTACGGGGATCCGGAGCGCGGCACGCACCGCTGGGTGTTGCGCGAAGAGGAGGCGCGCCCGTTCATTCGGAAGGCGCTCGATCTCGGCATCAACTTCTTCGATACCGCGAACGTGTATTCCCTGGGCGCGAGCGAGGAGATTTTGGGGCGCGCCATCCGCGATTTTGTGCGGCGAGACGAGGTCGTGATCGCCACCAAGGTCCATGGCCGCATGCGCCCGGGGCCGAACGGCGGCGGGCTCTCGCGCAAGCATATCATGGAGGAGATCGACAACAGCCTGCGCCGCTTGGGAACGGATTACGTGGATTTGTACCAAATCCATCGGTTTGATCCCAACACGCCGGTCGAAGAGACGATGGAGGCGCTTCACGACGTGGTGAAGGCGGGCAAGGCGCGGTACATTGGCGCGTCCTCCATGTACGCGTGGCAGTTTCTCAAGCTGCAGCACGCGGCCGAGCTCCACGGCTGGACGAAATTCGTCTCGATGCAGAACTACTACAATCTGCTCTACCGCGAGGAGGAGCGGGAAATGATGCCGCTCTGCCACGCGGACGGGATCGGCGTGATCCCTTGGAGTCCGCTCGCGCGGGGGCGGCTGACCCGCCCGTGGGACACGCGGACCGCCAGGTCGGAGACGGATGAGTTCGGGAGAAAGCTGTACGCGCTGACCGAGGACAGCGATCGGCGAGTGGTCGAGCGCGTGCAGGCCGTGGCGGATGGCCGCGGGGTGCCCATGGCGCAGGTGGCGCTCGCCTGGGTGCTGTCGAAGCCGTATGTCACATCGCCCATCATCGGCGCGACGAAGCTGCACCATCTCGAGGACGCGGTCGCGGCGCTGGAGATCACCTTGACGCCCGAGGAAATCGCGCAATTGGAGGAGCATTACGTGCCTCACCCGGTTCTCGGTCACCAATGA
- a CDS encoding peptide chain release factor 3, whose translation MSVELERAAALLDEGPPYARRRTFAIISHPDAGKTTLTEKLLLFGGAIREAGAVKGRKARRHATSDWMEIEKQRGISVTSTVLQFDYRGCRLNLLDTPGHEDFSEDTYRTLAAADSAVMLIDAAKGVEPQTIKLFEVCRMRGIPIFTFVNKLDRHGKDPFELMEEIERVLGIRSCPITWPIGMGPDFQGIYHRMDGRFERFTSRTEDMESIDVPDLGDPSLAEVLGEPLWRKLQEDIELLDVAGDPFDPDLVRQGRLTPMYFGSAIANFGVAAFLESFIRFAPPPGPRETVDGRVHPGDPAFTGFVFKIQANMNPAHRDRVAFVRICSGKFERGMTVAHVRTGKRISLSQPQQFFGQERETVDEAYAGDIIGIHDPGLFRIGDTLAERGQVAFPPLPSFSPEHFARVSVPNAMKYKQFHKGIAELSEEGAIQVFRQANRTEDLILGAVGQLQFDVFVYRMKAEYGVDVDMVRLPYQFARWLDSKDPVDNLQFDRYATLVVRDRDERTVLLFQTEFAMQWLLDKNPNVRLHKTSLELVASQGRAEE comes from the coding sequence ATGTCTGTGGAGTTGGAAAGGGCGGCGGCGCTCCTCGACGAGGGTCCTCCCTATGCTCGTCGCCGCACGTTTGCCATCATCTCACACCCGGACGCGGGGAAGACGACACTGACCGAAAAGTTGCTGCTGTTTGGCGGCGCCATTCGCGAGGCGGGTGCGGTGAAGGGCCGGAAGGCGCGGCGGCACGCCACGAGCGACTGGATGGAGATTGAAAAGCAGCGCGGCATTTCGGTGACGTCCACCGTGTTGCAATTCGATTACAGGGGTTGCCGGCTCAACCTGCTGGATACGCCGGGACACGAAGACTTCAGCGAGGACACGTACCGCACGCTCGCCGCGGCCGACAGCGCGGTCATGCTCATCGACGCCGCCAAGGGCGTCGAGCCGCAGACCATCAAACTGTTCGAAGTCTGTCGCATGCGCGGCATTCCCATCTTCACCTTCGTCAACAAGCTGGATCGCCATGGCAAGGATCCGTTTGAGCTGATGGAGGAAATCGAGCGCGTGCTCGGCATCCGCTCCTGCCCCATCACGTGGCCCATCGGCATGGGGCCCGACTTCCAGGGAATTTATCACCGCATGGACGGGCGCTTCGAGCGGTTCACGAGCCGGACCGAGGACATGGAGTCCATCGACGTTCCCGACCTCGGCGATCCGTCCCTGGCCGAGGTGCTCGGTGAGCCGCTCTGGCGAAAGCTGCAGGAAGACATCGAACTGCTCGATGTGGCGGGCGATCCGTTCGATCCCGATCTCGTTCGCCAGGGCAGGCTCACGCCGATGTACTTTGGCAGCGCCATTGCGAATTTCGGCGTGGCCGCGTTTCTCGAGTCCTTCATCCGCTTCGCCCCGCCGCCGGGCCCCCGCGAGACGGTCGACGGCCGCGTGCACCCGGGCGATCCGGCCTTCACGGGCTTCGTCTTCAAAATCCAGGCCAATATGAACCCCGCTCACCGCGATCGCGTCGCGTTCGTCCGCATTTGCTCGGGCAAGTTTGAGCGCGGCATGACCGTGGCCCACGTGCGCACCGGCAAGCGCATCTCGCTCAGCCAGCCGCAGCAGTTCTTCGGTCAGGAGCGCGAGACGGTCGACGAGGCGTACGCCGGCGACATCATCGGCATTCACGATCCCGGCCTGTTCCGCATTGGCGATACCCTGGCCGAGCGGGGGCAAGTCGCGTTTCCGCCGCTGCCTTCGTTTTCGCCCGAACACTTCGCGCGCGTTTCGGTGCCGAACGCCATGAAGTATAAACAGTTCCACAAGGGCATCGCCGAGCTGTCGGAGGAGGGCGCCATCCAGGTCTTCCGCCAGGCCAATCGCACCGAGGATCTCATCCTCGGCGCCGTGGGCCAGCTGCAGTTTGACGTGTTTGTCTACCGGATGAAGGCCGAGTACGGCGTCGACGTGGACATGGTGCGGCTCCCGTACCAGTTTGCCCGCTGGCTCGACTCGAAGGATCCCGTCGACAACCTCCAGTTCGACCGGTACGCCACACTCGTCGTGCGCGATCGCGACGAGCGCACGGTGCTCTTGTTCCAGACGGAGTTCGCCATGCAATGGCTGCTTGATAAAAACCCGAACGTGCGCCTGCACAAGACGTCGCTCGAACTCGTCGCGTCGCAGGGGCGCGCGGAGGAGTGA